One part of the Arthrobacter tumbae genome encodes these proteins:
- a CDS encoding ABC transporter ATP-binding protein, producing the protein MTPNLSTAAAPSSVSAAAVAAESLNKSYGRDNTTVHALRDVSVSFPSGRFTAIMGPSGSGKSTLMHCLAGLDTADSGRILLGGTDITGLNDGELTRLRRDRVGFVFQSFNLIPTLTAEQNITLPVALAGGQVDREWLQQICTILGLTDRLSHRPHELSGGQQQRVAVARALLTRPDVIFGDEPTGNLDSRSGAEVLALLRRSSQEMGRTIIMVTHDPVAASYADRVILMQDGALVGELERSTPDAILSALSQLGA; encoded by the coding sequence ATGACACCGAATCTTTCGACGGCTGCCGCGCCGTCCTCCGTTTCCGCTGCAGCGGTTGCTGCCGAATCCCTCAACAAGTCCTATGGCCGGGACAACACCACAGTGCACGCTTTGCGCGATGTCTCGGTCAGTTTCCCCAGCGGGCGTTTCACCGCAATCATGGGCCCCTCAGGTTCCGGGAAGTCCACGCTCATGCACTGCCTCGCCGGCCTCGACACTGCCGATTCCGGTCGTATTCTGCTGGGCGGCACGGACATCACCGGCTTGAACGACGGCGAGCTGACGAGGCTGCGCCGCGACCGCGTGGGTTTCGTGTTCCAGTCCTTCAACCTGATCCCCACGCTCACCGCGGAACAAAACATCACTCTTCCTGTCGCGCTGGCCGGCGGGCAGGTGGATCGAGAATGGCTTCAGCAGATCTGCACCATTCTCGGCCTGACCGACCGGCTCAGCCACCGTCCGCACGAGCTGTCCGGTGGGCAGCAGCAGCGCGTGGCGGTGGCCCGTGCCCTGCTCACGCGACCGGACGTCATCTTCGGCGATGAGCCGACCGGCAACCTCGACTCCCGTTCGGGAGCGGAGGTGCTGGCCCTCCTGAGGCGCAGCAGCCAGGAGATGGGACGAACCATCATCATGGTGACCCATGACCCGGTCGCGGCCTCCTACGCCGACCGCGTGATCCTGATGCAGGACGGAGCCCTGGTGGGGGAACTGGAACGAAGCACCCCCGACGCCATCCTCTCCGCCCTCTCGCAGCTGGGAGCCTGA
- a CDS encoding ABC transporter permease has product MLTVALSQVSRHARRYIAVGLAVMLGVGFLAATLMVGATTTATLQNSIGAEYSKADLVVTSADGSSLLPAAADTVSSVAGVEVVHAEQQGYFVLQAGTATNMANLSALAPPVLEGLVLQEGNLPESAGEVVIDAASAEQFGVEIGDTLQGAALREGTLAENLAASGMELTVTGLSEPSAHPFLSGAIALHAVPFQVDELVPDGATSQLQVILTDGAGAGQVGTAVDQVLADAGTEASVLTAAEQTTEDVAALSGGQDQLTIVLLAFAVVAVIVTALVIANTFSVLVAQRTRELALLRCIGAGRGQIRRSVLLEAAVVGTVSSALGVLLAAGVMWALVSLARTVPGSEFATLAVPASAVVGGMVVGILMTIAAALVPARAATAVAPLAALRPAEHAGVTTRRGRVRLGIGVLAVVAGSALLAVGAAQANLLLALPGGALSFLGFLLCAGLFVPALVTGVGRLASPLGVPGKLAAVNAVRNPARTTATATALLVGVTLVSMMMTGAQTSRTAFDDALAQNYPVDLAVQLDGGEDPEAADTLLALDGVDAVVQPLPVARTTEDAGALTVYSLSSADAEAVLRSETAYPQDGEVAMPDGTQVTELEVSGSSSTRVLPVKEAESRTIVPLITPATADQLGQLEGTDAAGVLWLKLDDSLGSGEIMQLRTSVVDALGVSEYLVSGAALERATFNQIIDVLLLVVTALLAVAVLIALIGVANTLSLSVLERTRESALLRALGLTRGQLRGMLAVEAVLIAGVAALIGIVLGMLYGWRGAQSALGLVAVVTPSFPWLQLAGVLLVATAAGLAASVLPARRAARLSPVQGLAVEG; this is encoded by the coding sequence GTGCTGACTGTTGCCCTGTCCCAGGTTTCGCGGCATGCCCGCCGCTACATCGCCGTCGGGCTGGCTGTCATGCTCGGTGTCGGCTTCCTGGCCGCGACCCTGATGGTCGGCGCCACCACTACTGCCACGCTTCAGAACAGCATCGGTGCGGAATATTCCAAAGCCGACCTCGTCGTGACCTCGGCTGACGGCTCCTCCCTGCTGCCGGCAGCGGCGGACACTGTCAGTTCAGTAGCCGGAGTCGAGGTGGTGCATGCGGAACAGCAGGGGTACTTCGTGCTCCAGGCCGGCACCGCAACGAACATGGCGAATCTTTCCGCGCTGGCACCGCCCGTACTGGAAGGCCTCGTCCTGCAGGAAGGTAACCTGCCCGAATCCGCCGGCGAGGTGGTGATTGACGCTGCGTCGGCTGAACAATTCGGTGTGGAAATCGGCGACACTCTGCAGGGCGCCGCTCTCCGCGAGGGCACCCTCGCAGAGAACCTCGCGGCATCCGGGATGGAGCTGACCGTCACGGGGCTCAGTGAACCGTCCGCCCACCCTTTCCTCTCCGGGGCCATCGCACTCCATGCCGTCCCGTTCCAGGTCGATGAACTCGTACCGGACGGTGCGACGTCGCAATTGCAGGTTATTCTCACAGACGGGGCGGGGGCGGGCCAGGTGGGTACCGCCGTCGACCAGGTCCTGGCCGACGCGGGCACGGAGGCAAGTGTGCTCACCGCAGCCGAACAAACGACCGAGGATGTCGCTGCCCTTTCCGGCGGACAGGACCAGCTGACCATCGTGCTGTTGGCATTCGCCGTCGTCGCAGTGATCGTCACGGCGCTCGTGATCGCCAACACGTTCTCGGTGCTCGTTGCCCAGCGCACGCGGGAACTCGCGCTGCTCCGCTGCATCGGGGCCGGCCGCGGGCAGATCCGCCGCTCGGTTCTCCTGGAAGCTGCGGTTGTCGGCACGGTGTCCTCGGCCCTCGGTGTCCTGCTCGCTGCCGGTGTCATGTGGGCGCTCGTGTCCCTTGCCCGAACGGTTCCGGGCAGTGAATTTGCAACCCTTGCAGTGCCGGCATCGGCCGTCGTGGGCGGCATGGTGGTTGGAATCCTCATGACCATCGCAGCAGCACTCGTGCCGGCAAGGGCAGCCACCGCCGTCGCTCCCCTTGCCGCCCTCCGGCCGGCCGAACATGCAGGCGTCACCACCCGCCGCGGCCGGGTCCGCCTGGGAATCGGTGTGCTGGCGGTCGTGGCAGGCAGCGCGCTGCTCGCGGTCGGCGCCGCTCAGGCCAACCTGCTGCTGGCTTTGCCCGGTGGTGCGCTGTCCTTCCTCGGATTCCTGCTCTGCGCCGGCCTGTTCGTCCCGGCACTCGTCACGGGCGTCGGTCGACTTGCCTCCCCTTTGGGCGTACCCGGAAAGCTCGCAGCGGTGAACGCGGTGCGCAACCCGGCCCGAACGACGGCGACAGCAACAGCCCTGCTTGTCGGCGTCACGCTCGTCAGCATGATGATGACCGGAGCACAGACATCGCGGACAGCTTTCGATGATGCCCTGGCGCAGAATTACCCGGTGGATCTGGCCGTGCAGCTTGACGGCGGAGAAGACCCGGAAGCTGCGGACACCCTGCTGGCGCTGGACGGAGTCGACGCAGTGGTGCAACCCCTGCCGGTGGCCCGCACCACAGAGGACGCCGGCGCACTGACGGTCTACAGCCTCTCGTCCGCCGACGCGGAAGCGGTCCTGCGCTCGGAGACCGCGTACCCGCAGGATGGTGAAGTGGCGATGCCGGACGGCACCCAAGTGACCGAGCTGGAGGTATCCGGTTCCTCCAGTACCCGGGTTCTTCCCGTGAAGGAAGCCGAAAGCCGCACGATTGTTCCCCTCATCACGCCGGCCACTGCCGATCAGCTCGGGCAGCTGGAGGGAACGGACGCAGCCGGAGTCCTCTGGCTGAAGCTGGATGACTCACTGGGTTCCGGAGAAATCATGCAGCTCCGCACGAGTGTGGTGGACGCCCTGGGTGTGTCCGAGTATCTCGTCTCGGGAGCGGCGCTGGAGCGGGCGACCTTCAATCAGATCATCGACGTCCTGCTGCTGGTTGTGACAGCGCTCCTGGCTGTCGCCGTATTGATCGCGCTCATCGGGGTAGCCAATACCCTGTCCCTTTCGGTGCTTGAGCGCACGCGTGAATCGGCGCTCCTACGCGCACTAGGGCTGACCCGGGGCCAGCTGCGCGGCATGCTGGCAGTGGAAGCAGTCCTGATCGCCGGGGTGGCAGCGCTGATCGGGATCGTACTCGGAATGCTCTACGGCTGGCGAGGCGCCCAGTCCGCGTTGGGCCTGGTGGCTGTTGTGACGCCGTCGTTCCCGTGGCTGCAGCTGGCGGGCGTGCTCCTTGTCGCGACTGCTGCGGGACTGGCGGCATCAGTACTGCCTGCCCGTCGCGCAGCGAGGCTCTCCCCCGTCCAGGGATTGGCCGTGGAGGGCTGA